One segment of Triticum aestivum cultivar Chinese Spring chromosome 2A, IWGSC CS RefSeq v2.1, whole genome shotgun sequence DNA contains the following:
- the LOC123190168 gene encoding protein argonaute 2, whose product MDYEQGGGAGRGRGRSRGGVGGRGGAPGGYGPQGGGGGYGGGGQGRGAQGSGGGYGGGGGYAPQGGMEGRGGGYAPRGGGYAPRGGGEGRGRGYGPQGGGEGRGGDYGGGGPGGRGPGGGGRGYGPGGGRGGNAWAQPGRGPAGGPGEYVPVRAPAPASAARRVESEEAGRSSGSVERISSKEVAKLEPLAPPVAVSPNGIRVPMQRPDGGGTLCQARVQLLVNHFIVKYPKLSTFFHYDIDIKFDPASSKVSGKELSNADFLSAKAELFKDDSFRQLSSAVAYDGKRNLFTVAQLPEGLFRVRVSSKTYIVSVEFKKQLPLSQLSELPVAREILQGLDVIVREASSWSKIILGHGFYSPQSKVDMGSGVVSMKGTQQTLKHTQQGLVLCVDYSVMPFRRDGPVLDIVRQFIKPLPLDYRTALNKTHREKLVYELKGQRVNVSHRKTKQKYTIQGFTDLPASQITFLDSESGQSRKLVDYFAQQYGKVIEYQMLPCLDLSKSKDKPNYVPIELCKLIEGQRYPMANLNKDTDRALKGKALIKAAERKWEIETAVKAEDGPCRGEIAQQFGISLDVKMMEVTGRVLSPPMLTLGSSRGAPGNLSITPSNCQWNLMGKKLVEGKALQCWGIVDFSARPSHNKQQALDGNMFINYIVRKCCDLGIQMNKTACFVHLSTMSVLSDPHQLYEELNKAKQAAVKKNQKLQLLFCPMSEQHPGYKTLKLICETQLGIQTQCFLSHLANKTQGQDQYMSNLALKINSKLGGINVQLQDKLPLDNGVPYMFIGADVNHPSPGNVESPSIAAVVASMNRGATKYVPRIRAQPHRCEVIKNLGEIVQELIGVFEKKAGVKPQKIIYFRDGVSDGQFEMVLNEELADMEKVIKVKGYSPTITVIVAKKRHHTRLFPKEHNEPLQTKNGNVLPGTVVDTRIVDPVTYDFYLCSHNGLIGTSRPTHYYNLMDEHGYGSDDLQRLVYNLCFVFARCTKPVSLATPVYYADLAAYRGRLYYEGMLASQPQVRSSSSSASSAAAGASDFSNFPMLHVDLQDNMFFI is encoded by the exons ATGGATTACGAGCAAGGCGGCGGCGCTGGCCGCGGCCGCGGGAGATCtcgcggcggcgtcggcgggcgTGGCGGGGCGCCCGGTGGGTACGGGCCTCAAGGAGGCGGCGGAGGCTACGGAGGAGGCGGTCAAGGCCGGGGCGCTCAGGGAAGCGGTGGAGGATACGGAGGAGGCGGAGGCTACGCGCCCCAAGGGGGCATGGAGGGCCGCGGGGGCGGCTACGCGCCTCGCGGCGGAGGGTACGCTCctcgcgggggcggcgagggccgCGGACGAGGCTATGGTCCTCAGGGAGGCGGCGAGGGCCGCGGAGGCGACTACGGCGGAGGCGGGCCGGGAGGGCGTGGTCCTGGCGGCGGTGGGCGTGGGTACGGCCCCGGCGGTGGGCGTGGTGGGAACGCGTGGGCGCAGCCTGGGAGAGGGCCCGCCGGAGGACCCGGGGAATACGTTCCGGTGAGGGCGCCGGCGCCAGCGTCTGCGGCGAGGAGGGTTGAGTCCGAGGAGGCGGGGCGCTCATCTGGATCCGTCG AACGCATCAGCTCCAAAGAAGTGGCAAAATTAGAACCACTAGCGCCCCCAGTTGCTGTGTCTCCCAATGGCATACGTGTGCCAATGCAAAGACCTGATGGTGGTGGAACATTATGTCAAGCCAGGGTCCAGCTTTTGGTAAACCACTTCATAGTCAAGTACCCAAAGCTGTCAACCTTTTTCCACTATGACATAGATATCAAGTTTGATCCAGCGTCTTCAAAGGTTTCTGGCAAGGAGCTCTCCAATGCAGATTTTCTTTCTGCAAAGGCCGAGCTTTTCAAGGATGACAGCTTTCGGCAGCTTTCATCGGCTGTTGCTTATGATGGAAAGAGAAACCTATTTACTGTTGCACAACTGCCAGAAGGTTTATTCCGTGTCAGAGTTAGTTCAAAGACCTACATTGTATCAGTAGAGTTCAAGAAGCAGCTTCCTCTAAGCCAACTCTCGGAGCTGCCTGTGGCTAGGGAGATCTTACAGGGTCTTGATGTCATTGTGCGTGAGGCTTCTAGCTGGAGCAAGATTATACTTGGTCATGGATTTTACTCACCACAAAGCAAAGTGGATATGGGGTCAGGTGTTGTATCTATGAAAGGAACCCAGCAGACCCTTAAACACACTCAGCAGGGACTGGTCCTATGTGTCGACTATTCAGTTATGCCATTTCGCAGAGATGGACCTGTTCTGGATATCGTGCGGCAGTTTATAAAGCCCCTTCCCCTCGACTACAGGACAGCACTGAACAAGACTCATCGGGAAAAGTTGGTGTATGAGCTCAAAGGCCAGCGTGTTAATGTGTCCCACCGGAAGACTAAGCAGAAGTACACTATTCAAGGCTTCACTGATTTGCCAGCCAGCCAGATCACCTTTTTAGATTCGGAATCAGGGCAGTCAAGGAAACTTGTTGACTATTTTGCTCAGCAGTATGGCAAGGTGATTGAGTATCAGATGCTTCCATGCCTGGATTTGAGCAAGAGCAAAGACAAACCAAATTATGTGCCCATTGAGCTTTGTAAGCTTATTGAAGGACAGAGGTATCCAATGGCAAATTTGAATAAGGACACTGATAGAGCACTGAAAGGCAAGGCTTTAATTAAGGCAGCTGAGCGGAAGTGGGAGATTGAGACTGCGGTCAAAGCTGAAGATGGGCCTTGCAG GGGAGAAATAGCTCAACAGTTTGGGATTTCTTTGGATGTGAAGATGATGGAAGTCACTGGCAGGGTCCTTTCTCCTCCCATGCTGACACTCGGCTCCTCCAGAGGAGCCCCTGGCAATTTAAGTATCACTCCATCTAATTGCCAGTGGAACCTCATGGGGAAGAAGCTGGTAGAAGGCAAAGCACTTCAGTGCTGGGGCATTGTGGACTTCAGTGCACGGCCATCTCACAACAAGCAGCAAGCGCTTGATGGGAACATGTTTATTAACTATATCGTCAGGAAGTGCTGTGACCTTGGCATTCAGATGAACAAGACAGCATGTTTTGTGCATCTATCGACAATGTCAGTGCTATCAGATCCACACCAACTGTACGAGGAGCTGAACAAAGCCAAGCAGGCTGCGGTGAAGAAGAACCAGAAGCTGCAGCTCCTCTTCTGCCCGATGTCTGAACAGCATCCTGGGTACAAGACACTGAAGCTGATCTGCGAGACGCAGCTGGGGATCCAAACCCAGTGTTTCTTGAGCCACCTCGCAAACAAAACCCAGGGCCAGGACCAGTACATGTCCAACCTTGCTCTCAAGATCAACAGCAAGCTTGGGGGCATCAACGTCCAGCTCCAGGACAAGCTCCCACTGGACAACGGTGTTCCTTACATGTTCATCGGCGCGGACGTGAACCACCCGTCACCCGGGAATGTGGAAAGCCCGTCGATAGCAGCTGTGGTTGCGTCCATGAATAGGGGCGCCACCAAGTACGTGCCTAGAATCCGCGCCCAGCCACACCGCTGTGAGGTGATCAAGAACCTCGGCGAGATTGTCCAAGAACTCATCGGTGTCTTTGAGAAGAAGGCCGGCGTAAAGCCTCAGAAGATCATTTACTTCCGTGATGGCGTGAGTGATGGGCAGTTCGAGATGGTCCTTAACGAGGAGCTTGCAGACATGGAGAAGGTGATCAAGGTGAAGGGCTACTCGCCGACGATCACCGTGATTGTGGCCAAGAAGCGGCACCACACGCGGCTGTTCCCCAAGGAGCACAACGAGCCGCTGCAGACGAAGAACGGCAATGTGCTCCCTGGCACGGTGGTGGACACCAGAATTGTCGACCCTGTGACGTACGACTTCTACCTGTGCAGCCACAATGGGCTGATAGGGACCAGCCGGCCGACGCACTACTACAACCTGATGGACGAACACGGCTACGGGTCGGACGACTTGCAGAGGCTGGTGTACAACCTCTGCTTCGTGTTCGCGCGCTGCACCAAGCCCGTATCACTGGCGACGCCCGTCTACTACGCTGACCTGGCGGCATACCGTGGCAGGCTCTACTATGAGGGCATGCTGGCGTCCCAGCCCCAGGTGCGCAGCTCGTCGTCCTCGGCCTCCTCCGCAGCGGCGGGTGCTTCTGACTTCAGCAACTTCCCGATGCTGCACGTGGATCTTCAGGACAACATGTTCTTCATCTGA